From the genome of Eucalyptus grandis isolate ANBG69807.140 chromosome 2, ASM1654582v1, whole genome shotgun sequence, one region includes:
- the LOC104435366 gene encoding LIM domain kinase 1-like, whose product MSELLVSGERVFCRAGSSLRLSLYPRSLSPTNSLSLSLCPRFFRPANHREQPTNQEDTGETTASNRPACDLPLSLCPPSSRPANNRAALLPPLLGPTRPSLTLCLSSHLCLPSLSSTANHRVTGEPPRHPPSGSRSGTGLSRFLWNCLSRSVDVVVKVFSMQEYSEELINSFRQEASLMKRLRHPNVLLFMGAVTSPQRLCIVTEFLPRGSLFRLLQRNTAKLDWRRCVHMALDV is encoded by the exons ATGAGTGAG CTTCTAGTTTCTGGAGAGAGGGTTTTCTGTCGCGCGGGTTCTTCTTTgcgcctctctctctaccctcgctctctctccccgacgaactccctctctctctctctctgccctcgctttttccgaccggcgaaccaccgcgagcAACCGACGAACCAGGAGGATACCGGCGAGACGACCGCGAGCAACCGACCGGCgtgcgacctccctctctctctctgccctccctcttccCGACCGGCGAACAACCGCGCCGCCCTTCTGCCTCCGCTTCTGGGCCCGACTCGTCCGTCCCTTACTCTTTGTCTCTCCTCGCATCTCtgtctgccctccctctcttctaCAGCGAACCACCGCgtgaccggcgaaccaccgcgccaCCCCCCCTCCGGCTCCAGATCCGGCACCGGCTTGTCCAG GTTCTTGTGGAACTGTCTATCACGCTCTGTG GATGTGGTGGTGAAGGTATTCTCGATGCAAGAATATTCAGAAGAATTGATAAATTCCTTTAGACaagag GCGTCTCTTATGAAAAGACTTCGGCACCCCAATGTTTTGCTTTTCATGGGAGCAGTAACTTCACCTCAGCGCCTCTGCATAGTCACAGAGTTTCTTCCACG TGGAAGTTTGTTTCGCTTACTGCAGAGGAACACAGCCAAGTTGGATTGGAGACGTTGTGTTCATATGGCTTTGGATGTG TGA
- the LOC104432816 gene encoding uncharacterized protein YKR070W-like isoform X1 gives MRHRLFTIASRSRGRKQPSPLTSRSFSRLSSQSDRPSFGIAFDIDGVVLLGHAPIGGSPRALRRLYDDSGKLKIPFVFLTNGGGFSESKRAQDLGQLLGVNILPSQVIQGHTPFKQLVNRFENKLVVAVGKGEPAAVMSEYGYKNVLSIDEYTSYFDAIDPLAPYKRWTTKPDIDQNSTSNEMAKRKIAVQTQRVQAAFVVSDSVDWSRDIQVLCDILRTGGLPVEETGKQPHLFFANDDLEYQATFPAERLGMGAFRIALEAIYNRIHPIPLAYTSYGKPNPFVYGNAETMLRNLMPSLLSNLDVENTTNSGILRFKTLYMIGDNPKIDIRGARQAGDPWFSILTRTGVFKGKDNHSEFLADLVVDTVEDAVDFILRKECGS, from the exons ATGAGGCACCGGCTTTTCACCATCGCGTCGCGGAGTCGCGGCAGAAAGCAGCCGTCCCCGCTCACCTCGCGCTCGTTTTCGCGGCTTAGCTCGCAATCGGATCG GCCTTCGTTCGGCATCGCCTTCGACATCGACGGCGTGGTCCTCCTCGGTCACGCTCCCATCGGCGGTTCTCCGCGCGCGCTCAGGAGATTGTACGACGATTCTG GAAAGCTGAAGATACCTTTCGTGTTCTTAACAAATG GAGGTGGCTTTTCTGAATCCAAAAGAGCCCAGGACTTAGGTCAACTACTAGGAGTCAACATTTTACCTTCACAG GTCATACAGGGCCACACACCTTTTAAACAACTGGTAAATAG ATTCGAGAACAAACTTGTCGTTGCTGTTGGCAAAGGAGAACCTGCTGCTGTGATGTCCGAATATGGATAcaa AAATGTCCTGTCAATTGATGAGTACACTAGCTACTTTGATGCTATTGATCCACTGGCACCGTACAAGAGATGGACAACTAAGCCAGACATTGACCAGAATAGCACTTCCAATGAGATGGCGAAGAGAAAAATTGCTGTACAAACACAGAGAGTTCAGGCAGCATTTGTAGTCAGTGATTCTGTTGATTGGAGCAGAGATATTCAG GTGCTCTGTGACATATTGAGAACTGGAGGGCTTCCTGTAGAGGAGACTGGAAAGCAACCGCACcttttttttgcaaatgatgaCCTAGAATACCAG GCTACTTTTCCTGCTGAACGTTTGGGTATGGGAGCTTTCAGGATTGCATTAGAAGCAATCTATAACAG AATACATCCCATTCCTCTGGCGTATACATCATACGGGAAGCCAAATCCATTTGTCTATGGAAATGCTGAGACAATGTTAAGGAATCTTATGCCATCTTTGTTAAGCAACCTAGATGTGGAGAATACTACAAACTCTGGAATTCTTCGTTTCAAAACCCTATACATGATAGGAGATAATCCAAAAATCGACATTAGAGGTGCACGGCAG GCAGGAGATCCTTGGTTTTCTATATTAACAAGGACTGGGGTattcaagggaaaagataatCATTCAGAGTTCCTTGCTGACTTG GTCGTGGATACTGTTGAGGATGCTGTCGACTTTATCTTGAGAAAGGAGTGCGGTTCTTGA
- the LOC104432816 gene encoding uncharacterized protein YKR070W-like isoform X2 has translation MADAGGGFSESKRAQDLGQLLGVNILPSQVIQGHTPFKQLVNRFENKLVVAVGKGEPAAVMSEYGYKNVLSIDEYTSYFDAIDPLAPYKRWTTKPDIDQNSTSNEMAKRKIAVQTQRVQAAFVVSDSVDWSRDIQVLCDILRTGGLPVEETGKQPHLFFANDDLEYQATFPAERLGMGAFRIALEAIYNRIHPIPLAYTSYGKPNPFVYGNAETMLRNLMPSLLSNLDVENTTNSGILRFKTLYMIGDNPKIDIRGARQAGDPWFSILTRTGVFKGKDNHSEFLADLVVDTVEDAVDFILRKECGS, from the exons GTCATACAGGGCCACACACCTTTTAAACAACTGGTAAATAG ATTCGAGAACAAACTTGTCGTTGCTGTTGGCAAAGGAGAACCTGCTGCTGTGATGTCCGAATATGGATAcaa AAATGTCCTGTCAATTGATGAGTACACTAGCTACTTTGATGCTATTGATCCACTGGCACCGTACAAGAGATGGACAACTAAGCCAGACATTGACCAGAATAGCACTTCCAATGAGATGGCGAAGAGAAAAATTGCTGTACAAACACAGAGAGTTCAGGCAGCATTTGTAGTCAGTGATTCTGTTGATTGGAGCAGAGATATTCAG GTGCTCTGTGACATATTGAGAACTGGAGGGCTTCCTGTAGAGGAGACTGGAAAGCAACCGCACcttttttttgcaaatgatgaCCTAGAATACCAG GCTACTTTTCCTGCTGAACGTTTGGGTATGGGAGCTTTCAGGATTGCATTAGAAGCAATCTATAACAG AATACATCCCATTCCTCTGGCGTATACATCATACGGGAAGCCAAATCCATTTGTCTATGGAAATGCTGAGACAATGTTAAGGAATCTTATGCCATCTTTGTTAAGCAACCTAGATGTGGAGAATACTACAAACTCTGGAATTCTTCGTTTCAAAACCCTATACATGATAGGAGATAATCCAAAAATCGACATTAGAGGTGCACGGCAG GCAGGAGATCCTTGGTTTTCTATATTAACAAGGACTGGGGTattcaagggaaaagataatCATTCAGAGTTCCTTGCTGACTTG GTCGTGGATACTGTTGAGGATGCTGTCGACTTTATCTTGAGAAAGGAGTGCGGTTCTTGA